The Pan troglodytes isolate AG18354 chromosome 1, NHGRI_mPanTro3-v2.0_pri, whole genome shotgun sequence genome includes a region encoding these proteins:
- the GBP2 gene encoding guanylate-binding protein 2 isoform X2, producing the protein MAPEINLPGPMSLIDNTKGQLVVNPEALKILSAITQPVVVVAIVGLYRTGKSYLMNKLAGKKNGFSLGSTVKSHTKGIWMWCVPHPKKPEHTLVLLDTEGLGDIEKGDNENDSWIFALAILLSSTFVYNSMGTINQQAMDQLHYVTELTDRIKANSSPGNNSVDDSADFVSFFPAFVWTLRDFTLELEVDGEPITADDYLELSLKLRKGTDKKSKSFNDPRLCIRKFFPKRKCFVFDWPAPKKYLAHLEQLKEEELNPDFIEQVAEFCSYILSHSNVKTLSGLESLVLTYVNAISSGDLPCMENAVLALAQIENSAAVEKAIAHYEQQMGQKVQLPTETLQELLDLHRDSEREAIEVFMKNSFKDVDQMFQRKLGAQLEARRDDFCKQNSKASSDCCMALLQDIFGPLEEDVKQGTFSKPGGYRLFTQKLQELKNKYYQVPRKGIQAKEVLKKYLESKEDVADALLQTDQSLSEKEKAIEVERIKAESAEAAKKMLEEIQKKNEEMMEQKEKSYQEHVKQLTEKMERDRAQLMAEQEKTLALKLQEQERLLKEGFENESKRLQKDIWDIQMRSKSLEPICNIL; encoded by the exons ATGGCTCCAGAGATCAACTTGCCGGGCCCAATGAGCCTCATTGATAACACTAAAGGGCAGCTGGTGGTGAATCCAGAAGCTCTGAAGATCCTATCTGCAATTACGcagcctgtggtggtggtggcgatTGTGGGCCTCTATCGCACAGGCAAATCCTACCTGATGAACAAGCTGGCTGGGAAGAAAAACG GCTTCTCTCTAGGCTCCACAGTGAAGTCTCACACCAAGGGAATCTGGATGTGGTGTGTGCCTCATCCCAAGAAGCCAGAACACACCCTAGTTCTGCTCGACACTGAGGGCCTGGGAGATATagagaag GGTGACAATGAGAATGACTCCTGGATCTTTGCCTTGGCCATCCTCCTGAGCAGCACCTTCGTGTACAATAGCATGGGAACCATCAACCAGCAGGCCATGGACCAACTTCA CTATGTGACAGAGCTGACAGATCGAATCAAGGCAAACTCCTCACCTGGTAATAATTCTGTAGACGACTCGGCTGACTTTGTGAGCTTTTTTCCAGCATTTGTGTGGACTCTCAGAGATTTCACCCTGGAACTGGAAGTAGATGGAGAACCCATCACTGCTGATGACTACTTGGAGCTTTCGCTAAAGCTAAGAAAAG GTACtgataaaaaaagtaaaagctttaACGATCCTCGGTTGTGCATCCGAAAGTTCTTCCCCAAGAGGAAGTGCTTCGTCTTCGATTGGCCCGCTCCTAAGAAGTACCTTGCTCACCTAGAGCAGCTAAAGGAGGAAGAGCTGAACCCTGATTTCATAGAACAAGTTGCAGAATTTTGTTCCTACATCCTCAGCCATTCCAATGTCAAGACTCTTTCAG GTCTAGAGAGCCTGGTGCTGACCTACGTCAATGCCATCAGCAGTGGGGATCTACCCTGCATGGAGAACGCAGTCCTGGCCTTGGCCCAGATAGAGAACTCAGCCGCAGTGGAAAAGGCTATTGCCCACTATGAACAGCAGATGGGCCAGAAGGTGCAGCTGCCCACGGAAACCCTCCAGGAGCTGCTGGACCTGCAcagggacagtgagagagaggCCATTGAAGTCTTCATGAAGAACTCTTTCAAGGATGTGGACCAAATGTTCCAGAGGAAATTAGGG GCCCAGTTGGAAGCAAGGCGAGATGACTTTTGTAAGCAGAATTCCAAAGCATCGTCAGATTGTTGCATGGCTTTACTTCAGGATATATTTGGCCCTTTAGAAGAAGATGTCAAGCAGGGAACATTTTCTAAACCAGGAGGTTACCGTCTCTTTACTCAGAAGCTGCAGGAGCTGAAGAATAAGTACTACCAGGTGCCAAGGAAGGGGATACAG GCCAAAGAGGtgctgaaaaaatatttggagTCCAAGGAGGATGTGGCTGATGCACTTCTACAGACTGATCAGTCActctcagaaaaggaaaaagcgATTGAAG TGGAACGTATAAAGGCTGAATCTGCAGAAGCTGCAAAGAAAATGTTGGAGGAAATACAAAAGAAGAATGAGGAGATGATGGAACAGAAAGAGAAGAGTTATCAGGAACATGTGAAACAATTGACTGAGAAGATGGAGAGGGACAGGGCCCAGTTAATGGCAGAGCAAGAGAAGACCCTCGCTCTTAAACTTCAG
- the GBP2 gene encoding guanylate-binding protein 2 isoform X1 translates to MAPEINLPGPMSLIDNTKGQLVVNPEALKILSAITQPVVVVAIVGLYRTGKSYLMNKLAGKKNGFSLGSTVKSHTKGIWMWCVPHPKKPEHTLVLLDTEGLGDIEKGDNENDSWIFALAILLSSTFVYNSMGTINQQAMDQLHYVTELTDRIKANSSPGNNSVDDSADFVSFFPAFVWTLRDFTLELEVDGEPITADDYLELSLKLRKGTDKKSKSFNDPRLCIRKFFPKRKCFVFDWPAPKKYLAHLEQLKEEELNPDFIEQVAEFCSYILSHSNVKTLSGGIPVNGPRLESLVLTYVNAISSGDLPCMENAVLALAQIENSAAVEKAIAHYEQQMGQKVQLPTETLQELLDLHRDSEREAIEVFMKNSFKDVDQMFQRKLGAQLEARRDDFCKQNSKASSDCCMALLQDIFGPLEEDVKQGTFSKPGGYRLFTQKLQELKNKYYQVPRKGIQAKEVLKKYLESKEDVADALLQTDQSLSEKEKAIEVERIKAESAEAAKKMLEEIQKKNEEMMEQKEKSYQEHVKQLTEKMERDRAQLMAEQEKTLALKLQEQERLLKEGFENESKRLQKDIWDIQMRSKSLEPICNIL, encoded by the exons ATGGCTCCAGAGATCAACTTGCCGGGCCCAATGAGCCTCATTGATAACACTAAAGGGCAGCTGGTGGTGAATCCAGAAGCTCTGAAGATCCTATCTGCAATTACGcagcctgtggtggtggtggcgatTGTGGGCCTCTATCGCACAGGCAAATCCTACCTGATGAACAAGCTGGCTGGGAAGAAAAACG GCTTCTCTCTAGGCTCCACAGTGAAGTCTCACACCAAGGGAATCTGGATGTGGTGTGTGCCTCATCCCAAGAAGCCAGAACACACCCTAGTTCTGCTCGACACTGAGGGCCTGGGAGATATagagaag GGTGACAATGAGAATGACTCCTGGATCTTTGCCTTGGCCATCCTCCTGAGCAGCACCTTCGTGTACAATAGCATGGGAACCATCAACCAGCAGGCCATGGACCAACTTCA CTATGTGACAGAGCTGACAGATCGAATCAAGGCAAACTCCTCACCTGGTAATAATTCTGTAGACGACTCGGCTGACTTTGTGAGCTTTTTTCCAGCATTTGTGTGGACTCTCAGAGATTTCACCCTGGAACTGGAAGTAGATGGAGAACCCATCACTGCTGATGACTACTTGGAGCTTTCGCTAAAGCTAAGAAAAG GTACtgataaaaaaagtaaaagctttaACGATCCTCGGTTGTGCATCCGAAAGTTCTTCCCCAAGAGGAAGTGCTTCGTCTTCGATTGGCCCGCTCCTAAGAAGTACCTTGCTCACCTAGAGCAGCTAAAGGAGGAAGAGCTGAACCCTGATTTCATAGAACAAGTTGCAGAATTTTGTTCCTACATCCTCAGCCATTCCAATGTCAAGACTCTTTCAGGTGGCATTCCAGTCAATGGGCCTC GTCTAGAGAGCCTGGTGCTGACCTACGTCAATGCCATCAGCAGTGGGGATCTACCCTGCATGGAGAACGCAGTCCTGGCCTTGGCCCAGATAGAGAACTCAGCCGCAGTGGAAAAGGCTATTGCCCACTATGAACAGCAGATGGGCCAGAAGGTGCAGCTGCCCACGGAAACCCTCCAGGAGCTGCTGGACCTGCAcagggacagtgagagagaggCCATTGAAGTCTTCATGAAGAACTCTTTCAAGGATGTGGACCAAATGTTCCAGAGGAAATTAGGG GCCCAGTTGGAAGCAAGGCGAGATGACTTTTGTAAGCAGAATTCCAAAGCATCGTCAGATTGTTGCATGGCTTTACTTCAGGATATATTTGGCCCTTTAGAAGAAGATGTCAAGCAGGGAACATTTTCTAAACCAGGAGGTTACCGTCTCTTTACTCAGAAGCTGCAGGAGCTGAAGAATAAGTACTACCAGGTGCCAAGGAAGGGGATACAG GCCAAAGAGGtgctgaaaaaatatttggagTCCAAGGAGGATGTGGCTGATGCACTTCTACAGACTGATCAGTCActctcagaaaaggaaaaagcgATTGAAG TGGAACGTATAAAGGCTGAATCTGCAGAAGCTGCAAAGAAAATGTTGGAGGAAATACAAAAGAAGAATGAGGAGATGATGGAACAGAAAGAGAAGAGTTATCAGGAACATGTGAAACAATTGACTGAGAAGATGGAGAGGGACAGGGCCCAGTTAATGGCAGAGCAAGAGAAGACCCTCGCTCTTAAACTTCAG